Proteins encoded within one genomic window of Paramisgurnus dabryanus chromosome 11, PD_genome_1.1, whole genome shotgun sequence:
- the porcnl gene encoding porcupine O-acyltransferase like — protein sequence MDSFGRLEFLQALAEGCVLPTAQQGVEQVWQLLLVCLLCRVICRLGVSSHVKHVSFLAGGLYVLYIFFEFHTMWVIILSLLCYLILLLSINSSSKGVFLSLVILIYMLMGELHMIDAATWHKMRGSQMVVAMKAISLAFDLDRGAVSSFPSPLEFMGYIFFVGTVIFGPWISFGSYLDAINGRKMTVGWFGKIALSFLKSQICLVISNCIAPYLFPYIIPIYGDGLPRRWLHAYENAVSFHFSNYFVSYLSETTTVMAGAGFTEHKDNLKWDITVAKPVNVELPRSMVEVVTSWNLPMSKWLNAYVFKSALKLGTFPAILVTYTASALLHGLSFHLGAVLLSLGFITYVEHVLRKRLAVIFNACILSKRCPSDCHHQNKKTVWVYGVNLLFSALSIFHLTYLGSLFDSEMDNMNAEEGYMASHTIQKWSELNWASHFVMFGCFVFYWLI from the exons GTGTGTCATCTCATGTGAAGCACGTTAGTTTCCTGGCGGGTGGCCTGTACgtgctgtacattttttttgagTTTCACACGATGTGGGTGATCATCCTGAGCCTCCTGTGCTACCTCATACTCCTTCTCAGCATAAACTCCAGCAGCAAAGGCGTCTTCCTCTCTCTCGTCATTCTCATCTATATGCTGATGGG cGAGTTGCACATGATTGATGCAGCAACCTGGCATAAGATGAGAG GCTCTCAGATGGTGGTGGCTATGAAGGCCATCTCTTTGGCCTTTGACCTCGATCGAGGTGCTGTGTCATCATTTCCCTCCCCACTGGAGTTCATGGGATACATTTTCTTTGTGGGAACCGTCATCTTTGGCCCATGGATCAGTTTTGGCAGTTATTTAGATGCAATTAATGGTCGCAAAATG ACTGTTGGCTGGTTTGGAAAAATTGCTTTGAGCTTTCTAAAGAGTCAAATTTGCTTAGTAATTTCCAACTGTATTGCTCCTTATCTCTTCCCATACATCATTCCTATCTATGGTGATGGACTTCCTCGCAG GTGGCTTCATGCATATGAAAATGCAGTGTCCTTCCACTTCAGTAATTATTTTGTCAGCTATTTGAGCGAAACGACCACAGTGATGGCTGGAGCTGGATTCACTGAGCACAAAGACAACCTCAAATG GGATATTACAGTAGCTAAGCCTGTGAACGTGGAATTGCCGAGATCTATGGTGGAAGTTGTTACCTCTTGGAATCTACCGATGTCTAAATGgctaaatgcat ATGTCTTTAAAAGTGCACTCAAACTTGGCACCTTTCCTGCCATCTTGGTGACCTACACAGCCAGTGCATTGTTACAT GGTCTCAGTTTCCATCTCGGGGCAGTGCTGTTGTCTTTGGGGTTTATCACCTATGTTGAACATG TTCTGAGGAAGCGGTTGGCAGTGATTTTCAATGCCTGTATACTGTCAAAGCGCTGTCCAAGTGACTGCCATCACCAAAATAAAAAG ACTGTGTGGGTGTACGGTGTTAACCTGCTTTTCAGTGCTCTATCCATATTCCATCTTACATACCTGGGCTCATTGTTTGACTCGGAAATGGACAACATGAATGCTGAGGAG GGTTATATGGCCAGTCACACCATTCAGAAATGGTCGGAGTTAAACTGGGCCAGCCACTTTGTGATGTTTggctgttttgttttttactggcTCATTTAA